AGAGAGCAGGGCAGGATGGCCGAACTCTTCAGCTCCGGACTCGCCGACGGCGTGGAACGGCACGGGTACTTCCCCGTCTGGCGGGCGGGGTTCGCGCTGGCCCGCTGCGAGGTGGGTGACCACGGCGAGGCGGCCGACCGGCTGCTCGCCTTCCTCCGGGAGACCGACGACTGTGCCTCCCTGCCGCCGCACGGCTGGTCCGTACCGGCGCTCGTCCTGCTCGCGGAGGTCTGCGCCGGACTCGACGCACGCGGCGGGTACGAGGCCGAACTCGCCCGTGCCGTACCGGTACTGCGCGAGGCGCTCGCGCGCAGGCCGACGGGGATCGCGCTCGCGGGCTGGCCCGTGGTGCTGGTCGGACCGACCGAGCGGGCCATGGGCCTGCTGGCACTGGCACAGGGCGACATCGCGACGGCCCTCGGCCACTTCCGGCAGGCCGAACGCCTGGTCGTGGGCAGCTCGCCACCCCAGACGGCACGCCTCAGGGCGAACGAGGCCCGCGCGATGCTGCGCGAGAAGGACGGCGCACGGCGGGCCGAGGGCGTGGCGCTGCTCCGGTCGGCGCTGGCGGGGGCGGAGGCCAACGGGATGCGGCTACTGGCCGCGGAATGCCGGGAGTTGATGGCGGGGAACGGGCCGGGAGCCGCCTCGCGGCTGCCCCGACCCTGATCCCGCTGGTCAGGCCGGTCCGCGCTGTCGCGCCGTACCGGCGAGCCAGTCGTACGCCGCCCTGGCCGTGAACTCCCGCTGGCCGCCCCGCAGGAGCAGGTCAGCCGTGGCGAAGCCGGGGGCGTCGGCCTGTGCGGCGAGGTACGGGACAGCGATGCAGCGCATGCCGGCGCTGTGCGCGGCGGCGCTGCCCGGGGCGGCGTCCTCGACGACCACGCAGTCCGCGGGAGCCGCTCCGAGGCGGCGCGCGGCCTCCAGGAAGACGTCCGGGGCGGGCTTGCCGTGGGCGACCTCGTCGGAGGAGACGACGGTCCGCAGATACGCGTCCAGGCCCGTGCCCGCCAGGATCGCGTCGATGGTCCGCAGCGCGGAACCCGAGGCCACGGCCATGGGAACGCCCTCGCCCGCCAGCAGCTCCACGAACTTCCGCATCTCGGGATGGACGGGGGTGGAGGCCCGGGCCAGCTCCAGATAGCGGCGGTTCTTCTCCGCGAGCAGCTCCTCGACCGGCACGCTCAGCCCGTACCGCTCCCGCCAGAGCGTGACCGTCTCCCGCGTGCTGATGCCCACGGACTCCTGCTGGTCGGCCCAGGTGAAGTCGGTGACGCCGTACGCGGCGAGGGTCTCGCGGCTCGCCTCGAAGTAGTTCGGCTCGCTGTCCACGAGTGTTCCGTCGAGATCGAAGATGACCGCGGTGGTGTCGAGGATGCTCATGGTTCCCAGGATGCCAAGGGCCGGGGGCGGGGCGCGGGATCAGCCGGAGGCCGTACGGCCGATCGACTCCACCAGGGGCAGCAGCCGGTGCGGGACCCGCTCGCGCAGGGCCACCTCCGTGCGGGTGCGGACCACGCCCGGCACGCTGATCAGTGCCTGGATCACGTCCTCCAGATGAGCGTTGTCGCGGGCCACGACCCGTGCGAGGAGGTCACCCCCACCGGCGATCGAGAACGCCTCGACGATCTCCGGCACGGCAGCCAGCGCCTCCCCGACCTCGTCGAGATGGCCCTGGGTGACCTCGATGTGCACGAACGCGAGCACGGGGTGGCCGAGCGCGGCGGGGGACAGGGACGGGCCCGTGCCGGTGATCACGCCGTCCCGTTCGAGGCGGTCGAGGCGGGCCTGGAGGGTGCCGCGCGCGACGCCGAGGACACGGGCGTACTCGCGGACGCTGGTGCCGGGCCGCTCCAGCAGCAGCCGCAGAATCCGGGTGTCCAGCTTGTCCACGGCCATGGCGTCGGGCCTCCTCGTGCATGTTCCGTACGTGGTCCGTTGGCTCGGCGATGGATGTTCGCGGACCGAATTGTCTGTGCCAATGGCTCAGCCTATGCGACCTCACTTGAGCCAGTGGTGGCAGCGATGCTCCAATGAGCGCGTCGATGGCGCTGCGGACTCCGCGGCGCCTTTTCCATGCCGAATCCAGTGGGGCGGGTCAGCAGTGCTGAAGAGGGTGTTCACGGCGCCGGACCCGGGTCGTGCCCGGCTGCGGTTCGCCGCGCGGGCCGTGCTCGGCATCGGTCTGGCCGTCACCGTCTGCGGCCTCGCCGGGCACTCGCTCATCGGGGCCGTGACCGGCGGACTCGCCGCGATGCTCGCCCTGTTCACGGTCACCGACGCCACGGTGCGCGGGCAGAAGGTCACCACCGCGCTGCTGCCCGTCGTCGGCCTCCCGGTCCTCGCCGCCGCGGCCGTGCTGCACGACCGGCCGGTAGCCCGCGGGCTGGCCCTCCTCGCCGTCGTCGGCGCGGGCGTGTACGCGCGCCGCTGGGGCCCGCGCGGCCACAGCCTGGGCGTCTTCGCGTTCATGACCTTCTTCGTCGCCCAGTTCCTGCACACGGGACCGGAGCAACTGCCCGAGCTGTACGCCGCCGTCGTCCTGTCCGTGCTCACCGCCTCGACGGTGCGCTTCGGACTGTGGTGCTACGAGCGCCGTATGCCCCCGCCGCCGGCTCCCGTCGCCCCGGCCGCCGCGCGCGGCCTGGCGTGCGCCACCACGCGTCAGGCCGTCCAGGCGACGGCCGCGGCGGGCTTCGCGCTGGTCGTGGGACAGCTGGTGTCCGGGGACCGCTGGTACTGGGCCGTCGGCGCCACCTGGTGGATCTTCGTGAACACGACCTCGCGCGGAGAGACCCTGGTCCGCGGCTTCCGCCGCATCCTCGGCACGGTGCTCGGCATCGCGCTCGGCATCGCCGTCGCGGTCCCGGTGGCGGGGGCCGCGGTCCCCACCGCCGTGCTCGTCGCCGTATGCGTGTTCGGCATCTTCTACTCGGCCGCCGTGTCGTACACGTGGATGATGCTCTCGGTCACCCTGCTCGCCGAAC
The DNA window shown above is from Streptomyces sp. NBC_01451 and carries:
- a CDS encoding HAD family hydrolase, which translates into the protein MSILDTTAVIFDLDGTLVDSEPNYFEASRETLAAYGVTDFTWADQQESVGISTRETVTLWRERYGLSVPVEELLAEKNRRYLELARASTPVHPEMRKFVELLAGEGVPMAVASGSALRTIDAILAGTGLDAYLRTVVSSDEVAHGKPAPDVFLEAARRLGAAPADCVVVEDAAPGSAAAHSAGMRCIAVPYLAAQADAPGFATADLLLRGGQREFTARAAYDWLAGTARQRGPA
- a CDS encoding Lrp/AsnC family transcriptional regulator, which gives rise to MAVDKLDTRILRLLLERPGTSVREYARVLGVARGTLQARLDRLERDGVITGTGPSLSPAALGHPVLAFVHIEVTQGHLDEVGEALAAVPEIVEAFSIAGGGDLLARVVARDNAHLEDVIQALISVPGVVRTRTEVALRERVPHRLLPLVESIGRTASG
- a CDS encoding FUSC family protein, coding for MLKRVFTAPDPGRARLRFAARAVLGIGLAVTVCGLAGHSLIGAVTGGLAAMLALFTVTDATVRGQKVTTALLPVVGLPVLAAAAVLHDRPVARGLALLAVVGAGVYARRWGPRGHSLGVFAFMTFFVAQFLHTGPEQLPELYAAVVLSVLTASTVRFGLWCYERRMPPPPAPVAPAAARGLACATTRQAVQATAAAGFALVVGQLVSGDRWYWAVGATWWIFVNTTSRGETLVRGFRRILGTVLGIALGIAVAVPVAGAAVPTAVLVAVCVFGIFYSAAVSYTWMMLSVTLLAELLYGLLGVLDPALLGVRLAETGVGALGALLAVVLVLPITTHATTDAWIQRALRCVHACTAEATARLAGAPGADPAPRVAELELLLGRVRLSVAPLVHPLNPVRARKRRARRVLALLDDCAREIRGLAAVAADPEASHDVRLAASCRRVETAVEALTEGRADTVTAPAHRSHATEPALAHLHGLEQALAELAAPLRSHRGSPLVEV